In Paenibacillus phoenicis, one genomic interval encodes:
- a CDS encoding SH3 domain-containing protein, which produces MSSATVSEELLPAGSKLHVVREASALWLEVRTPDGRSGYVSAKPKRARRLV; this is translated from the coding sequence GTGAGCAGCGCTACGGTCAGCGAGGAACTGCTTCCTGCCGGCAGCAAGCTGCATGTCGTTCGTGAGGCCAGCGCGCTCTGGCTGGAGGTGCGTACCCCCGACGGGCGCTCCGGTTATGTATCCGCCAAGCCAAAGAGGGCAAGGAGGTTAGTCTAG
- a CDS encoding aminotransferase class V-fold PLP-dependent enzyme — MLEIEELEFEVYRKNTIGYRHPFVTPYGTQTLLYADWAASGRLYRPIEQKLAQEIGPLAGNPHTAASLTGTAMTAAYEEAKRIIKHHVHAGPNDILLFEGTGMTGAVNKLQRLLGLKVPAAWRAAYRSGMAERERPVVFITHMEHHSNHISWAETIGEVVCLPPGADGRVDPAWLDFLLRRYRERRVKIGAFTACSNVTGFVTPIHELARVMHRHGGICVADYSASAPYVPINMHPPGAPEERLDAILFSPHKFLGGPGTSGVLVMNAGLSAGASPDRPGGGTVSWTSPWGLVQYLSDAESREDGGTPGVMQAARTALCLRLKEKMGAGRLLRRERELTDRLLSELETVPGLTILGGPSRERLGIVSFTLDQVHYNLAVKLLNDHFGIQARGGCSCAGTYGHYLLGIDQATSQRIARRIASGDFTAKPGWIRISLHPIMTADEVAFIGYALRQVAARGQDWARDYSYDPRTNEWSHRRGEPRINLDEWFRLPDPSAKGKGILADEPRQTIAELHIP; from the coding sequence GGAATTGGAATTTGAGGTTTACCGGAAAAATACGATCGGCTACCGCCATCCTTTTGTTACGCCGTACGGGACGCAAACGTTGCTCTATGCCGATTGGGCCGCCAGCGGCCGCCTATATCGGCCGATTGAACAGAAGCTAGCCCAGGAGATCGGCCCGCTGGCGGGCAATCCCCACACCGCCGCCAGCTTGACCGGCACGGCCATGACCGCCGCTTATGAGGAGGCGAAGCGGATCATCAAGCACCATGTCCACGCCGGCCCCAACGACATCCTGTTATTCGAGGGAACGGGGATGACGGGGGCGGTGAACAAGCTGCAGCGCCTGCTTGGATTAAAGGTCCCCGCCGCTTGGCGGGCAGCTTACCGGAGCGGAATGGCCGAACGGGAGCGGCCGGTTGTTTTCATCACGCATATGGAGCATCACTCCAACCACATCTCCTGGGCGGAAACGATCGGCGAGGTCGTCTGCCTCCCGCCGGGGGCCGACGGCCGCGTGGATCCGGCTTGGCTGGACTTCCTGCTCCGCCGCTACCGGGAGCGCCGCGTCAAAATCGGCGCGTTTACCGCCTGCTCCAATGTGACCGGCTTCGTGACGCCAATTCATGAGCTCGCGCGGGTGATGCATCGGCACGGCGGCATCTGCGTGGCGGATTACTCCGCCAGCGCCCCTTACGTCCCGATCAATATGCATCCGCCGGGAGCGCCGGAGGAGCGGCTTGACGCCATCCTCTTCTCCCCGCATAAGTTTCTGGGCGGCCCCGGCACGAGCGGGGTGCTGGTGATGAATGCGGGGCTCAGCGCGGGGGCGTCGCCGGACCGCCCGGGCGGCGGCACGGTGTCCTGGACCAGCCCGTGGGGCTTAGTCCAGTATCTATCCGACGCCGAATCACGGGAGGATGGCGGGACGCCGGGGGTGATGCAGGCGGCACGCACGGCGCTATGCCTGCGGCTCAAAGAGAAGATGGGCGCAGGCCGCCTGCTCCGCCGGGAACGGGAGCTAACCGACCGGTTGCTGTCGGAGCTGGAAACCGTCCCAGGGCTGACCATCCTGGGCGGGCCTAGCCGCGAGCGTCTGGGGATCGTCTCGTTCACCCTGGATCAGGTTCACTATAACCTGGCCGTCAAGCTGCTGAACGACCACTTTGGCATCCAGGCCCGCGGCGGCTGCTCCTGCGCGGGAACGTATGGCCATTATCTGCTGGGCATCGATCAGGCTACCTCGCAACGGATCGCCCGCCGAATCGCTAGCGGCGATTTCACCGCAAAACCTGGCTGGATCCGGATCTCCCTGCATCCGATCATGACGGCCGACGAGGTCGCCTTTATCGGATACGCGCTCCGTCAGGTGGCCGCCCGAGGCCAAGATTGGGCTAGAGATTACAGCTACGATCCCCGAACCAATGAGTGGTCCCATCGGCGCGGAGAACCGCGGATCAACCTCGACGAATGGTTTCGCTTGCCGGATCCCAGCGCCAAGGGCAAGGGAATCCTTGCAGATGAACCCCGCCAAACGATAGCGGAACTTCACATCCCCTAA
- a CDS encoding agmatine deiminase family protein: protein MYPKDLNYKMPAEWAPHERTFISWPVQASMVYPDRYAEVCDGYAEFITAIAEFEPITVVVNPNDLPQVKARFAQDPNTERISFMPIEHNDAWLRDNGPTFLVNPEGELAGVNWRFNAWGGKYSPWDLDDAVAPQILEALNVKRFDAPLVLEGGSIHTDGEGTLLTTEECLLNENRNPQLSREEIEAAVKNYVNVDQIIWLKRGLDGDETDGHIDNVACFAAPGKVILQVCDDPSDENYAITQENIAILSAATDAQGRKLEIIPIPQPPKAFYEDSRLTLSYLNFYFVNGGIILPIFGGAAEATDRKAIQVLSDTFPDRKIRTVDGMAIIREGGNVHCTTQQMAARRA from the coding sequence ATGTATCCAAAAGATTTGAACTATAAAATGCCGGCCGAATGGGCGCCGCATGAACGTACTTTCATCTCCTGGCCGGTGCAGGCGTCGATGGTCTATCCGGATCGGTATGCCGAGGTATGCGACGGATATGCCGAATTTATTACGGCGATTGCTGAGTTTGAACCGATCACCGTGGTTGTGAATCCGAACGATTTACCTCAGGTGAAGGCTCGCTTTGCGCAGGATCCGAACACGGAACGGATCTCTTTTATGCCGATCGAGCATAACGACGCCTGGCTGCGTGACAACGGCCCGACGTTCCTCGTGAATCCGGAAGGCGAGCTGGCCGGGGTCAACTGGCGCTTTAACGCTTGGGGCGGCAAATATTCGCCATGGGATCTGGACGATGCGGTAGCGCCGCAAATTCTGGAAGCCCTGAACGTCAAGCGGTTTGATGCCCCGCTGGTGCTGGAGGGCGGATCCATCCATACGGACGGGGAAGGTACGCTGCTGACGACCGAGGAGTGCTTGTTAAACGAGAACCGGAATCCGCAGCTGAGCCGGGAAGAAATTGAGGCCGCTGTGAAAAACTATGTTAACGTCGACCAAATCATCTGGTTGAAACGCGGTCTAGACGGGGATGAAACGGACGGTCACATTGACAACGTGGCCTGCTTCGCCGCACCGGGTAAGGTCATTTTGCAGGTATGCGATGATCCAAGCGACGAGAACTATGCCATCACCCAGGAAAATATCGCCATCCTCAGCGCAGCAACGGACGCCCAAGGCCGCAAGCTGGAGATCATCCCGATCCCGCAGCCGCCGAAGGCTTTTTATGAGGATAGCCGGCTGACGCTGAGCTATTTGAATTTCTATTTCGTCAATGGCGGCATCATCTTGCCGATCTTTGGCGGCGCAGCGGAGGCAACCGACCGCAAGGCCATTCAGGTGCTGAGCGACACCTTCCCGGATCGCAAGATCCGCACCGTCGACGGGATGGCGATCATCCGTGAAGGCGGCAACGTCCACTGCACAACGCAGCAAATGGCGGCAAGACGCGCATAA
- a CDS encoding ArsR/SmtB family transcription factor translates to MRVASMPTQAAVIASLVSDPSRSAMLTAMLDGRYHAAGELARMAGIQAQTASFHLAKLTEAGLVAVEKQGRHRYYGIASPEVARVLESLLSIAPPAPVQSLRQATEDQALRYARTCYDHLAGNLGVRLTQSLVRAGILAEGDGVFEVTAEGEAVLNRFGVDIDRAKSKRRSFSHKCLDWSERQHHLAGALGNVILERLLELGWVERSPQSRAVKLTAKGRAGLKETFALDMDTEEGIG, encoded by the coding sequence ATGAGAGTTGCATCCATGCCTACACAAGCGGCGGTTATCGCCTCGCTCGTCAGCGACCCCAGCCGGTCGGCGATGCTGACGGCCATGCTGGACGGAAGATATCACGCGGCCGGTGAGCTGGCCCGGATGGCCGGGATTCAGGCGCAAACCGCCAGTTTTCATTTGGCCAAGCTGACGGAGGCCGGATTAGTTGCCGTCGAAAAACAAGGCCGTCACCGCTACTACGGGATTGCAAGCCCGGAAGTCGCCCGGGTGTTGGAATCGTTGTTGTCGATTGCACCGCCGGCCCCGGTCCAATCCTTGCGACAGGCGACGGAGGACCAGGCGCTGCGGTATGCCCGAACCTGCTATGATCATTTGGCAGGGAATCTCGGTGTTCGCCTGACGCAAAGCTTGGTGCGCGCTGGGATCCTTGCCGAAGGAGACGGCGTATTTGAAGTTACCGCAGAGGGCGAAGCCGTGCTGAACCGATTTGGAGTCGATATCGACCGAGCGAAGAGCAAGCGCCGTTCTTTTTCTCATAAATGCCTGGATTGGAGCGAACGCCAACATCACCTGGCCGGGGCGCTTGGCAACGTGATCTTGGAACGGCTGCTGGAGCTGGGGTGGGTGGAACGAAGTCCGCAGAGCCGGGCCGTTAAGCTGACCGCGAAAGGGCGGGCAGGGTTAAAAGAAACCTTTGCTCTAGATATGGACACAGAGGAAGGGATCGGCTAA
- a CDS encoding LLM class flavin-dependent oxidoreductase produces MEIGISTFVETTPDVVTGETISHAQRLREVVEEIVLADKVGLDVFGVGEHHRQDYAASSPAMVLAAAAPQTTRIRLTSAVTVLSSDDPVRVFQDFATLDGLSNGRAEIMAGRGSFIESFPLFGYDLNDYEELFEEKLDLLLKLRESEKVTWQGKHRPAINNLGVYPRPVQNPLPVWIGSGGNTESVIRAGVLGLPLVLAIIGGRPTQFAPLVKIYKRAAAQAGHDVSKLTVASHSHGFVADRNDVAVEKFFPSTQAVMNIIGRERGWGHYSRATYDSARSLEGALYVGDPETVANKIIYLRKNVGITRFFLHCPLGTMPHEDVMRAIELLGTEVAPRVREEVARWEAEGGDLQ; encoded by the coding sequence ATGGAAATCGGGATCAGCACGTTTGTGGAGACGACGCCGGATGTTGTCACGGGTGAAACGATCAGTCATGCGCAGCGGTTGCGCGAGGTGGTAGAGGAGATCGTCCTGGCCGACAAAGTCGGATTGGACGTGTTTGGCGTAGGGGAGCATCACCGCCAGGATTATGCGGCTTCCTCGCCTGCGATGGTGTTAGCTGCAGCTGCTCCGCAGACGACGCGTATCCGGCTGACCAGCGCCGTAACCGTGCTGTCTTCCGATGATCCGGTCCGCGTGTTCCAGGACTTCGCGACGCTGGATGGCCTCTCAAACGGGCGCGCGGAGATTATGGCTGGGCGGGGCTCTTTTATTGAGTCGTTCCCGCTGTTTGGATACGATTTGAACGATTACGAGGAATTGTTTGAAGAGAAGTTGGATCTGCTGCTCAAGCTGCGCGAGTCGGAAAAAGTAACCTGGCAAGGCAAGCACCGTCCAGCGATCAACAATCTAGGCGTCTATCCGCGTCCTGTACAAAACCCGCTCCCGGTCTGGATCGGCAGCGGCGGCAATACCGAATCCGTCATTCGAGCCGGTGTGCTTGGTTTGCCGCTGGTGCTGGCGATCATTGGCGGCCGGCCGACTCAATTTGCGCCGCTTGTTAAGATTTACAAGCGTGCTGCAGCCCAAGCCGGGCATGATGTCTCGAAGCTGACCGTGGCTTCCCATTCGCACGGCTTTGTCGCCGATCGGAATGATGTGGCCGTAGAGAAGTTCTTCCCTTCGACGCAGGCGGTGATGAACATCATCGGGCGCGAACGCGGCTGGGGCCATTACAGTCGAGCTACCTACGATTCGGCTCGCAGCCTGGAAGGTGCGCTGTACGTCGGCGATCCGGAGACCGTGGCAAATAAGATCATTTACTTGCGCAAAAATGTCGGCATCACCCGCTTCTTCCTGCATTGTCCGCTTGGCACCATGCCGCATGAGGATGTGATGCGGGCCATCGAGCTTCTCGGTACGGAGGTTGCGCCGCGCGTCCGCGAGGAAGTTGCGCGCTGGGAAGCCGAGGGCGGAGATCTTCAGTAA
- a CDS encoding NlpC/P60 family protein, protein MFFSARGLDIGHVGIYIGDNQILPTYSKEKGVHIEAFDGQWKKRFVTARRVL, encoded by the coding sequence CTGTTCTTCAGCGCACGCGGGCTGGACATCGGCCATGTTGGCATTTACATCGGGGATAATCAAATTTTGCCCACCTACTCCAAAGAGAAAGGCGTCCATATCGAAGCGTTTGACGGCCAGTGGAAAAAGCGGTTTGTGACCGCGCGGCGGGTGCTCTAG
- a CDS encoding DMT family transporter, which translates to MGRTLYFALIMLSLIWGGSFFFIKILLPDFGPWTVAFLRSAFGLATITGVMLVLRKPFGFRSIPWLAMVIMALINTAIPWALIGFSETRLTSSLASVLNATTPLWTLVVGVIFFRVATSRMQWAGMGIAFLGLLVLVGVSPTSLASVDMLGFACMLAATLCYAVGTHLSKRLSGGLSMYQVTFGTLISAMGGSGLMALIAERDSLAPLAKLPTLGAVIGLGVFGSGVAYILFYFMVQKGTPQFATTVTYLVPASAIIWGFTLLNEPVSWRLLVGLVFILGGVYLANRSGSGSAGQEAKRQELPVVSDPDAASIPDVPRSL; encoded by the coding sequence GTGGGACGTACGCTGTATTTTGCCTTAATTATGCTTAGTTTAATTTGGGGCGGTTCGTTTTTCTTCATCAAAATCCTGCTGCCCGACTTCGGCCCCTGGACCGTAGCGTTCCTGCGATCTGCCTTCGGGCTGGCAACGATTACGGGCGTCATGCTCGTCTTGCGCAAGCCGTTTGGGTTCCGCTCGATTCCTTGGCTGGCGATGGTCATCATGGCGCTGATCAACACGGCGATTCCGTGGGCGTTGATCGGCTTCAGCGAGACGCGGCTGACGAGCAGCCTGGCGTCGGTGCTCAACGCCACGACTCCGCTGTGGACTCTGGTGGTAGGCGTCATCTTCTTTCGCGTTGCCACGAGCCGGATGCAGTGGGCCGGGATGGGAATCGCTTTCCTCGGCTTGCTCGTACTTGTAGGCGTCAGCCCAACTTCGCTTGCCTCGGTAGACATGCTTGGGTTCGCCTGCATGCTGGCGGCAACGTTGTGTTATGCCGTCGGCACGCACCTGTCCAAGCGCCTGTCCGGCGGGTTGTCGATGTATCAGGTGACCTTCGGCACCTTGATCAGCGCGATGGGCGGCAGCGGTCTTATGGCGCTGATCGCCGAGCGGGACTCGCTGGCCCCGCTGGCTAAGCTCCCTACGCTTGGCGCGGTGATCGGGCTGGGCGTGTTTGGCTCGGGGGTGGCGTATATTTTGTTCTACTTTATGGTCCAAAAAGGAACCCCGCAATTCGCCACCACCGTCACGTATCTCGTTCCGGCGAGCGCGATTATTTGGGGGTTCACGCTGCTGAACGAGCCGGTGAGCTGGCGCTTGCTGGTCGGGCTGGTGTTCATCCTCGGCGGGGTGTACTTGGCGAACCGAAGCGGCTCGGGCAGTGCCGGGCAGGAGGCCAAACGCCAGGAGCTGCCGGTGGTCTCCGACCCGGATGCAGCAAGCATCCCTGATGTACCGCGATCTTTATGA
- a CDS encoding glycerate kinase, producing MSIVRQPTFVLAPDSFKESMTAKEVCEAMEKGLRKAFPDAHYVHIPMADGGEGTVQALVDATGGRLCSLEVTGPLGEPVLAQYGLLGDGETAAIEMASASGLHLVPPDRRNPLQTTTYGTGELICACLDQGVRRIIVGLGGSATNDGGAGMAEALGARFLDAAGRPLARGGGRLGELARIDVSALDPRLQQARLIVACDVDNPLCGERGASRVFGPQKGATAAMAEQLDAALSHYAEVARRQLGRDVRDVPGAGAAGGLGAGLLLFTQAELRRGVEIVLDFTGLREKVAAADVVFTGEGGIDFQTKFGKVPYGVARIAKAAGKRVIAIAGTIGDGADALYAEGIDAIFGIAPGAAALPQLLADGPRNVERACENIGRLLRLG from the coding sequence ATGAGTATCGTACGTCAACCTACGTTCGTGTTGGCGCCGGATTCGTTTAAGGAGAGCATGACCGCCAAGGAAGTGTGTGAGGCTATGGAAAAAGGGCTTCGCAAAGCGTTCCCCGATGCGCATTACGTCCACATCCCGATGGCCGATGGCGGGGAAGGAACCGTTCAAGCCTTGGTTGACGCCACGGGCGGCAGGCTGTGCTCGCTGGAGGTGACGGGCCCGCTGGGGGAGCCGGTCCTGGCACAGTACGGCCTGCTGGGCGACGGGGAGACAGCGGCCATTGAGATGGCCTCGGCCAGCGGGCTCCACCTGGTGCCGCCGGATCGGCGCAATCCGCTGCAGACCACGACGTACGGCACCGGCGAGTTGATCTGCGCCTGCCTGGATCAAGGCGTGCGCCGGATCATCGTCGGCCTGGGCGGCAGCGCGACGAACGACGGCGGCGCCGGCATGGCCGAGGCGCTGGGCGCGCGCTTCCTGGACGCGGCGGGCCGGCCGTTGGCGCGCGGCGGAGGCCGCCTCGGGGAGCTGGCGCGGATCGACGTGTCCGCGCTGGATCCCCGCCTGCAGCAGGCGCGCCTGATCGTGGCCTGCGACGTCGACAACCCGCTCTGCGGCGAGCGTGGCGCGTCCCGGGTGTTCGGGCCGCAGAAGGGCGCCACCGCCGCAATGGCGGAGCAGTTGGACGCCGCGCTCTCGCATTACGCGGAGGTGGCGCGGCGGCAGCTGGGCCGGGACGTGCGTGACGTCCCTGGCGCAGGGGCAGCCGGCGGGTTAGGCGCCGGGCTGTTGCTCTTTACGCAGGCCGAACTGCGCAGGGGCGTCGAGATCGTGCTCGACTTTACCGGCCTGCGGGAGAAGGTGGCGGCGGCGGACGTGGTGTTCACCGGCGAGGGCGGCATCGACTTCCAAACGAAGTTTGGGAAGGTGCCCTACGGTGTCGCCCGAATCGCCAAGGCTGCCGGCAAGCGCGTGATCGCGATCGCCGGGACGATCGGCGACGGCGCAGACGCGCTTTACGCCGAAGGGATCGACGCGATCTTCGGCATCGCCCCCGGCGCGGCCGCCCTGCCGCAGCTGCTCGCTGACGGGCCGCGCAACGTGGAGCGCGCCTGCGAAAACATCGGCCGCCTGCTGCGGCTTGGCTGA
- a CDS encoding guanylate kinase, translating to MPATYKLIKPDKAHGDAMWKWLKGSKATSDPARSEAAAATQADAPLTDDLPPQPKVIIITGTSGSGRKSIAKQLSTDLGLPYVLPYTTRAIRTGERDGEHYRFIAEADFQAMASRQEFSQSVRLERGSYGIAERDLSEALEQYGAAVVVVNHEGMQTLRKRFGPQAIRIFLYVTKEDIRLREEREGAPPEVVEEYLRNYSEQVIYKKESDYLLQNIDPAETLAKIKVFLQDKI from the coding sequence TTGCCGGCGACGTACAAACTAATTAAGCCGGATAAGGCGCATGGAGACGCGATGTGGAAATGGCTGAAAGGCTCGAAAGCAACCTCTGATCCTGCCCGCAGCGAAGCCGCCGCGGCAACCCAAGCTGACGCGCCCCTGACGGATGATCTCCCCCCGCAGCCCAAGGTCATCATTATTACCGGGACAAGCGGCTCCGGCCGCAAGAGCATCGCCAAGCAGCTGAGCACTGACCTGGGCCTTCCTTATGTGCTGCCTTATACAACCCGTGCTATACGTACGGGGGAACGGGACGGCGAGCACTACCGTTTTATTGCGGAAGCGGACTTTCAGGCGATGGCCAGCCGACAGGAGTTCAGCCAAAGCGTTCGCTTGGAGCGAGGCAGCTACGGCATCGCGGAGCGCGATCTAAGCGAAGCGCTGGAGCAGTATGGCGCGGCGGTCGTCGTCGTGAATCATGAAGGCATGCAGACGCTGCGGAAACGGTTTGGCCCGCAGGCGATTCGGATTTTCCTCTACGTGACGAAGGAGGACATTCGACTGCGCGAGGAACGGGAAGGGGCGCCACCCGAGGTCGTCGAAGAGTATTTAAGGAACTACTCCGAGCAGGTGATTTACAAGAAGGAATCCGACTATCTACTGCAAAACATCGATCCCGCCGAGACGCTGGCGAAGATTAAGGTTTTTTTGCAGGACAAAATCTAA
- the aguB gene encoding N-carbamoylputrescine amidase, which produces MRNVKVAATQMSCSSNKEENIAKADRLVREAARQGAQIILLQELFETPYFCQKEKSDYYVYATELEENAAIQHFRKVAKELEVVLPISFYEKKNNARYNSLAVIDADGEVLGLYRKSHIPDGPGYEEKFYFNPGDTGFKVWKTRYAKIGVGVCWDQWYPEAARCMALMGAELLFYPTAIGSEPQDSSIDSKDHWQMCMLGHAASNLVPVIASNRVGVESDEDSSITFYGSSFIAGPQGNKVAEANRTEETVLVAEFDLDQLEIQRIEWGIFRDRRPDLYKIITSYDGELRID; this is translated from the coding sequence ATGAGAAACGTAAAAGTTGCGGCTACGCAAATGAGCTGTTCATCCAATAAAGAAGAAAATATCGCAAAGGCGGATCGACTGGTCCGGGAAGCGGCCCGGCAGGGGGCGCAAATTATTTTGTTGCAGGAGCTGTTTGAAACGCCGTATTTTTGCCAAAAAGAAAAGTCTGACTACTACGTCTACGCAACTGAACTGGAGGAGAATGCCGCGATTCAGCACTTCCGCAAGGTCGCCAAGGAGCTGGAAGTGGTTCTGCCGATCAGCTTCTATGAGAAAAAAAACAACGCACGCTACAACTCGCTGGCGGTGATTGACGCGGACGGCGAAGTGCTTGGCCTTTACCGCAAAAGCCATATCCCGGACGGCCCGGGGTATGAGGAGAAATTTTATTTTAATCCGGGAGACACCGGGTTTAAAGTGTGGAAGACGCGTTATGCCAAAATCGGCGTTGGCGTCTGCTGGGATCAGTGGTATCCGGAAGCGGCCCGCTGCATGGCGCTGATGGGCGCCGAGCTGCTGTTCTATCCGACGGCGATTGGTTCGGAGCCGCAGGACAGCTCGATCGACTCCAAGGATCACTGGCAGATGTGCATGCTTGGACATGCCGCTTCCAACCTGGTGCCGGTGATCGCCTCGAACCGCGTTGGCGTTGAGTCCGACGAGGATTCGAGCATCACGTTCTATGGCTCGTCCTTTATCGCCGGGCCGCAGGGCAACAAAGTTGCAGAAGCTAACCGTACAGAGGAGACGGTGCTGGTAGCGGAATTTGACCTCGATCAGCTGGAGATCCAGCGTATTGAGTGGGGGATTTTCCGCGACCGCCGGCCGGACCTCTACAAAATCATTACCTCTTACGACGGCGAGCTTCGCATCGACTAA
- the serS gene encoding serine--tRNA ligase encodes MLDIKWIREHQEQVQTVAEEKGIELSVPELLRWDDQRRALLQETERLRQERNRLTPQIEALIREQEPEAAAALKDEVKQLNRRLNGLEKELEEAEHEYRRLMLLVPNRVSPDTPKGRSDLDNVEVKRVGAPPTFEFTPRDHVALGELHRMIDIPRGVKTAGARNYYLSGAGVLLHRAVQQLAMDLLGAKGFTLLEVPLMVRSEALVNTGFFPLGADQTYRMAEDDRWLVGTAEVPLVSYYDREIVELTQPIKLAAASLCFRSEVGSAGRDVHGLYRVHQFSKVEQVVLCENNLDLSEQLFQEITQNAEEMLQLLELPYRVMAVCTGDMSQKTYKQYDIETWMPSRGAYGETHSSSQLLDFQARRSNIRFKDRNGKLQYCYTLNNTMVASPRILIPLLENHQEEDGSIRIPLALRKYMNGLERLTPLDLQG; translated from the coding sequence ATGTTAGACATCAAATGGATTCGTGAGCATCAAGAACAGGTTCAAACGGTGGCGGAGGAAAAGGGCATCGAGTTGTCGGTTCCCGAGCTCTTGCGCTGGGACGACCAACGCCGGGCGTTGCTGCAGGAGACGGAGCGGCTGCGCCAGGAGCGCAACCGGCTGACGCCGCAAATAGAGGCACTAATTCGGGAGCAAGAGCCGGAGGCCGCCGCCGCATTAAAAGACGAAGTCAAGCAGCTGAACCGGCGGCTGAACGGATTGGAGAAAGAGCTGGAGGAAGCCGAACACGAGTATCGACGACTGATGCTGCTCGTCCCTAACCGGGTCTCTCCCGATACGCCCAAGGGCCGGTCGGATCTCGACAATGTTGAGGTGAAGCGGGTCGGCGCACCTCCAACATTTGAATTTACACCGCGTGACCACGTCGCTTTAGGCGAGCTCCACCGGATGATCGACATCCCGCGCGGAGTCAAAACGGCTGGCGCACGCAACTACTACCTGAGCGGCGCAGGAGTCCTGCTCCACCGGGCGGTGCAGCAGCTCGCGATGGATCTCCTCGGAGCCAAAGGCTTCACCCTGCTGGAGGTCCCGTTAATGGTGCGCTCGGAGGCGCTCGTGAACACCGGGTTCTTCCCGCTGGGTGCGGATCAGACGTATCGGATGGCGGAGGACGACCGCTGGCTGGTCGGCACCGCCGAGGTTCCGCTCGTGTCGTATTACGACCGCGAAATCGTTGAACTCACCCAGCCGATCAAGCTTGCAGCGGCCTCGTTATGCTTCCGCAGCGAAGTCGGCTCGGCAGGCCGAGATGTGCATGGCTTATACCGCGTGCATCAGTTCTCGAAGGTCGAGCAAGTGGTGCTCTGTGAAAACAATCTGGATCTGTCGGAGCAGCTGTTTCAGGAAATCACCCAAAACGCCGAAGAGATGCTTCAGCTGCTGGAGCTGCCTTACCGGGTGATGGCGGTATGTACCGGCGACATGTCGCAAAAAACGTATAAACAATACGACATCGAAACGTGGATGCCTAGCCGCGGCGCTTACGGGGAGACCCATTCGTCATCGCAGCTATTGGATTTTCAGGCACGGCGTTCGAACATCCGCTTCAAGGACCGCAACGGTAAGCTGCAATATTGCTACACATTAAACAATACCATGGTGGCCTCGCCGCGAATCTTGATCCCGCTGCTGGAAAATCATCAGGAAGAAGACGGCAGCATCCGGATTCCGCTGGCGCTTCGTAAATATATGAATGGACTAGAACGCCTGACACCATTGGACCTGCAGGGATAG
- the pcp gene encoding pyroglutamyl-peptidase I, with the protein MKKLLLTGFEPFGGEPVNPAVEAVRRLQGRVIGSFEIVGLELPTVFGQSTERLLTAIQQYEPEVVIALGQAGGREGISFERIAVNLNDANIADNAGYQPVDEPVVPVGPAAYWTTLPVKRMVDRLRGEGIPASLSLSAGTFVCNHLFYGLMHHLAVSGKSIRGGFIHVPYLPEQAERHPGAPSMSLEQLVIGLERAIEVLGE; encoded by the coding sequence ATGAAAAAATTATTGCTTACCGGCTTCGAACCCTTTGGCGGCGAACCCGTCAATCCGGCGGTTGAAGCGGTGCGCCGGCTGCAGGGCCGTGTGATCGGCTCCTTTGAGATTGTAGGTCTGGAGCTGCCCACAGTGTTCGGACAATCCACCGAGCGACTGCTGACCGCCATCCAGCAATACGAACCCGAGGTGGTAATCGCGTTGGGACAGGCCGGCGGCCGAGAGGGGATTTCGTTCGAACGGATCGCCGTCAACTTAAACGACGCCAACATCGCCGACAATGCCGGATACCAGCCGGTTGACGAGCCGGTCGTGCCAGTGGGCCCGGCGGCTTATTGGACCACGCTGCCGGTCAAGCGCATGGTCGACCGTCTACGGGGCGAGGGGATTCCCGCGTCGCTTTCGCTTTCGGCCGGTACCTTCGTGTGCAACCACCTTTTTTACGGGCTGATGCACCACCTCGCCGTCAGCGGGAAGTCAATCCGCGGCGGGTTCATCCATGTCCCTTACCTGCCGGAGCAAGCGGAACGGCATCCCGGCGCCCCCAGCATGTCGCTGGAACAGCTGGTTATCGGCTTGGAACGGGCGATCGAAGTGTTGGGGGAGTAA